The following coding sequences lie in one Bordetella genomosp. 9 genomic window:
- a CDS encoding Bug family tripartite tricarboxylate transporter substrate binding protein → MKRRALLQAAAGGLCALAAWRPAFADDPTWPSKPIKLIVPYPPGGVTDIAGRLVSEIVSRRFGQPVVVENRPGANGLIGSQMVARAPADGYTLLLNGLGGIVLPPATSQGYPIDYGSALTPIAEVAEFVNVLVVGANSPIRSLDDLLARARAKSANALSYGSNGTGTSAHMTAEFFCMRNGVKCLHVPYKGSSEVLVDVTNGNLDFTFSNLPPVMGLIKKGLVRPLAVTSPYRSRELPDVATMEELGMRDFAVTSWLGVYGPAGMDAKLVQRLSDAIVEGVRDPATAKTLGGAGFEPKGAGAEAFAKLNRDELKRWAGVAREAGVSLKFGS, encoded by the coding sequence ATGAAACGTCGTGCCTTATTGCAGGCCGCCGCAGGCGGCCTGTGCGCGCTCGCTGCCTGGCGTCCGGCATTTGCCGATGATCCGACCTGGCCGTCCAAACCGATCAAGCTCATCGTGCCGTACCCGCCCGGCGGGGTAACCGACATCGCTGGACGGCTGGTCAGCGAGATCGTCTCCCGGCGGTTCGGGCAACCCGTGGTGGTGGAGAATCGGCCGGGCGCCAACGGCCTGATCGGCAGCCAGATGGTCGCGCGGGCGCCGGCCGACGGATATACGCTGCTGCTGAACGGGCTGGGCGGGATCGTCTTGCCGCCGGCGACCTCCCAGGGCTATCCCATCGACTACGGCAGCGCGCTCACCCCCATCGCCGAGGTCGCGGAATTCGTCAACGTGCTGGTGGTTGGCGCCAACTCGCCTATCCGGTCTCTCGACGACCTGCTGGCCCGCGCACGTGCGAAGAGCGCGAATGCGCTCAGCTATGGCTCCAACGGCACGGGGACTTCCGCGCACATGACGGCGGAATTCTTCTGCATGCGCAACGGCGTGAAATGCCTGCATGTTCCCTACAAGGGCAGTTCGGAAGTGCTGGTCGACGTGACGAACGGCAATCTCGATTTCACCTTCAGCAATCTTCCGCCGGTCATGGGCCTGATCAAGAAGGGCCTGGTGCGGCCGCTGGCCGTGACCAGCCCCTACCGCAGCCGCGAGCTTCCCGATGTCGCGACCATGGAGGAGTTGGGCATGCGCGACTTTGCGGTCACCAGCTGGCTGGGCGTTTACGGCCCGGCCGGGATGGACGCGAAGCTGGTCCAGCGCCTGAGCGACGCCATCGTCGAAGGCGTCCGCGATCCGGCGACTGCGAAGACGCTGGGCGGCGCCGGCTTCGAGCCGAAGGGCGCCGGAGCGGAGGCGTTTGCCAAGCTGAACCGCGATGAGCTGAAACGCTGGGCGGGCGTTGCCCGCGAGGCTGGCGTGTCGTTGAAATTTGGATCCTGA
- a CDS encoding acetolactate synthase large subunit, with amino-acid sequence MPDVSNLPADSAASVFPASAHAAPPAAGPAAQNGAQWLLRSAAASGLRVCFANPGTTELPFVAALDHVPQVRPILSLFEGVCSGAADGYFRISRMPAMTLTHLGPGFANAIANLHNARRARSRILNVIGEHMSWHLSADPPLASDIESLARPVSAGVWRADSMANLQSGVQSALREVLRPDGGIASLVLPMDMQQGAADWGPAAVACAPARGVFDESAVHTLAQTIRQGQRVLLFLGAGAMTTEALTQASRFAQLDNVDLIGETFPARSEHGGGLPSIRRFSYLAEQGHPYLLEYARVALVDALPPVAFFGAQGYPSYLGDPARMTTLSEPGGGGLAALRRLADSLGLQPARLQAPARISDAGLSDDLTAAAAAQVIAANLPDQAIVSVEGGTIGFPFNAMASQAARHSTIVMTGGAIGQGLPAAFGASIAAPDRKVVALQSDGSALYTAQALWSMARERANVVVVIAANRRYQVLQNEMQRTGHVLQRPDVQALLDLSGPSVDWVQLSRSLGVPAAKATTTSELRRLFHQAVAEPSPFLIEAVLP; translated from the coding sequence ATGCCCGACGTATCGAACCTGCCGGCCGACAGCGCCGCATCAGTCTTCCCGGCATCCGCGCATGCGGCCCCGCCGGCAGCCGGGCCGGCCGCGCAGAACGGCGCGCAATGGCTGCTGCGTTCGGCCGCGGCATCAGGCCTGCGGGTGTGTTTCGCCAACCCTGGCACGACGGAGCTTCCCTTTGTCGCGGCGTTGGATCATGTTCCGCAGGTGCGGCCCATCCTGAGCCTGTTCGAGGGCGTGTGCTCGGGCGCCGCGGACGGCTATTTCCGTATCTCGCGCATGCCGGCGATGACGCTGACGCACCTGGGTCCCGGCTTTGCGAACGCGATCGCGAACCTGCACAACGCGCGCCGCGCGCGCTCGCGCATTCTGAACGTGATCGGCGAGCACATGTCGTGGCACCTGTCTGCCGATCCGCCCCTGGCGTCGGATATCGAGTCGCTCGCGCGTCCGGTGTCCGCGGGGGTATGGCGCGCCGATAGCATGGCCAACCTGCAATCCGGCGTGCAGTCCGCCCTGCGGGAAGTCCTGCGGCCGGACGGCGGTATTGCGAGCCTCGTGCTGCCGATGGACATGCAGCAGGGAGCCGCCGACTGGGGGCCGGCGGCGGTGGCGTGCGCGCCGGCGCGGGGCGTCTTCGATGAATCGGCCGTCCACACATTGGCGCAAACGATCCGCCAGGGCCAGCGGGTGTTGCTGTTCCTGGGCGCCGGCGCCATGACGACGGAAGCCTTGACGCAGGCATCGCGTTTCGCGCAACTGGACAACGTAGACCTGATCGGCGAAACCTTCCCGGCGCGCAGCGAGCACGGCGGCGGCCTGCCTTCCATCCGGCGTTTTTCCTACCTGGCCGAGCAAGGGCATCCCTACCTGCTGGAGTACGCCCGGGTAGCGCTGGTCGATGCCTTGCCGCCGGTGGCGTTTTTCGGGGCGCAGGGCTATCCGAGCTACCTTGGCGATCCTGCTCGCATGACGACGCTGTCCGAGCCGGGCGGCGGCGGCCTGGCGGCGCTGCGCCGGCTGGCCGACTCGCTCGGTCTGCAGCCGGCGCGATTGCAGGCGCCGGCACGGATTTCCGATGCGGGCCTGAGCGACGATCTGACCGCCGCGGCGGCAGCGCAGGTGATCGCAGCCAACCTTCCCGACCAGGCCATCGTTTCGGTGGAGGGCGGCACGATCGGCTTTCCGTTCAATGCAATGGCAAGCCAAGCGGCCCGCCACAGCACCATCGTAATGACCGGCGGCGCCATCGGCCAGGGCCTGCCCGCAGCCTTCGGCGCTTCCATTGCCGCGCCCGACAGAAAGGTGGTGGCCCTGCAATCGGACGGCAGCGCGCTCTACACGGCGCAGGCGCTCTGGTCCATGGCGCGCGAGCGCGCCAACGTGGTGGTGGTGATCGCGGCGAACCGCCGCTATCAGGTGCTGCAGAACGAAATGCAGCGCACCGGCCATGTGCTGCAGCGTCCCGACGTGCAGGCCTTGCTCGACCTGTCCGGCCCGTCCGTCGATTGGGTGCAGCTGTCCCGTTCGCTCGGTGTGCCGGCGGCAAAGGCAACCACCACGTCCGAACTGCGCCGGCTGTTCCATCAGGCGGTGGCCGAGCCGTCGCCCTTCCTGATCGAGGCCGTACTGCCTTGA
- a CDS encoding aldehyde dehydrogenase family protein, which translates to MHDNYIGGRWVASAQARANINPSDLADVIGEYAQADAEQAAQAIGAARAAARSWARTTAQRKFDVLDAIGTEILARREELATLLAREEGKTLNDARGEVDRAGGIFKFFAGEAVRVPGQVLPVNRAGIEPEVTREPVGVVGIIAPWNFPLAIPAWKIAPALAYGNAVVFKPADLVPGCAWALAEIISRAGLPEGAFNLVMGRGSVVGQALLQDRRVDAISFTGSVATGRKVAEAAIGRLAKVQMEMGGKNPLVVLDDADLDVAVECAVNGAYFQTGQRCTASSRFIVQRGIYNAFVQGVKRRLEGLKVGHALQAGTDIGPVVDENQLAQNENYLRIGKDEGAVLAYGGERIKADTEGYFMRPALFVDCSNAQRICREEIFGPVAAAIPVGSYEEALEVANDTEFGLSSGICTTSLKHANHFKRESQAGMVMVNCPTAGVDYHAPFGGRKASSYGAREQGQYALEFYTAVKTAYVAA; encoded by the coding sequence ATGCACGACAACTACATCGGCGGCCGGTGGGTCGCCTCCGCGCAGGCGCGCGCAAACATCAATCCTTCCGATCTTGCCGACGTCATCGGCGAATACGCTCAGGCGGATGCGGAACAGGCCGCGCAGGCCATCGGCGCGGCGCGCGCCGCGGCGCGATCATGGGCCCGCACGACCGCACAGCGCAAATTCGATGTGCTGGACGCCATCGGCACCGAGATCCTTGCCCGCCGCGAGGAGCTTGCAACGCTGCTCGCGCGCGAAGAGGGCAAGACCCTGAACGACGCGCGTGGCGAAGTCGACCGGGCTGGCGGCATTTTCAAGTTCTTTGCTGGCGAAGCGGTGCGGGTGCCGGGACAGGTGCTCCCCGTCAACCGCGCCGGCATCGAACCGGAGGTGACGCGGGAGCCGGTGGGCGTGGTCGGCATCATCGCGCCCTGGAATTTCCCGCTCGCCATTCCCGCTTGGAAGATCGCGCCGGCGCTGGCATACGGAAACGCCGTGGTGTTCAAGCCGGCAGACCTGGTGCCCGGATGTGCGTGGGCGCTGGCGGAAATCATCAGCCGCGCCGGTCTGCCGGAAGGCGCGTTCAACCTGGTCATGGGGCGCGGCTCGGTGGTGGGGCAGGCCTTGCTGCAAGACCGCCGTGTGGACGCCATCAGCTTCACCGGTTCCGTCGCCACCGGCCGCAAGGTGGCGGAGGCCGCCATCGGGCGGCTCGCCAAGGTGCAAATGGAGATGGGGGGCAAGAACCCGCTGGTCGTTCTGGATGATGCCGACCTGGATGTGGCGGTGGAATGCGCGGTCAACGGCGCATATTTCCAGACCGGTCAGCGCTGCACGGCGTCGAGCCGCTTCATCGTCCAGCGCGGCATCTACAACGCGTTCGTTCAGGGCGTGAAGCGCCGCCTGGAAGGACTGAAGGTGGGCCATGCGCTGCAGGCTGGCACGGATATCGGCCCCGTGGTCGACGAAAATCAATTGGCGCAGAACGAAAACTACCTGCGCATCGGCAAGGATGAAGGTGCGGTGCTCGCCTATGGCGGCGAGCGCATCAAGGCGGATACCGAAGGCTATTTCATGCGTCCCGCGCTCTTCGTGGATTGCAGCAATGCCCAGCGCATCTGCCGCGAGGAAATTTTCGGCCCCGTCGCGGCGGCCATTCCGGTAGGCAGCTATGAAGAGGCGCTGGAAGTCGCCAACGATACGGAGTTCGGTCTTTCGTCCGGCATCTGCACGACGTCGCTGAAGCATGCGAACCACTTCAAGCGGGAGTCGCAGGCCGGTATGGTCATGGTCAATTGCCCCACGGCGGGGGTGGACTATCACGCGCCCTTCGGCGGACGCAAGGCGTCCAGCTACGGGGCGCGCGAGCAGGGACAATATGCGCTGGAGTTCTATACCGCAGTGAAGACCGCCTACGTCGCGGCCTAG
- a CDS encoding Bug family tripartite tricarboxylate transporter substrate binding protein, whose amino-acid sequence MKRRTALKTMGCTAILAMSPTARAQSTSGYPNRPLKIIVSSTPGSATDVAGRLVGDMLAERYRQSVVIENKPGAGGVIGMTAAAAAEPNGYTLTTGGLGHNVLPPATLRGLPLDIPRALLPVAQVAEFVNVLVVRPDHPASSVQDLIADLRKSPRKALYGSNGVGSSAQMTAELFAMQTGLQLDHVPYKGASEALVGTSMGDLDLCFMNMPPTLPMLRAGKLKALAVTSPYRARQLPDVPTMQEQGMPDFEVTSWLGMYVPAKVSPAIVAQLSRDIVQGMSTTLQQQRLIAAGLEPKFREAEDFQAFSAAELQRWSSVAQRANIVVEYGGKG is encoded by the coding sequence ATGAAGCGACGCACCGCGCTGAAGACGATGGGCTGCACGGCGATCCTTGCCATGTCGCCGACGGCAAGAGCCCAGTCCACTTCCGGGTATCCCAACCGGCCATTGAAGATCATCGTGTCATCGACGCCGGGCAGCGCCACCGACGTCGCCGGCCGGCTGGTGGGCGACATGCTGGCCGAGCGCTACCGCCAGAGCGTCGTCATCGAGAACAAGCCCGGCGCCGGGGGCGTCATCGGCATGACAGCCGCCGCGGCGGCGGAGCCGAACGGCTATACCCTGACCACGGGCGGCCTGGGACACAACGTGCTGCCGCCCGCGACGCTGCGCGGATTGCCTCTGGACATTCCGCGCGCCCTGCTGCCCGTGGCGCAGGTGGCGGAGTTCGTCAATGTGCTGGTGGTGCGTCCGGATCACCCCGCCAGTTCTGTGCAGGACCTGATCGCCGACCTCAGGAAATCGCCCAGGAAAGCTCTGTACGGCAGCAATGGCGTGGGCAGCTCCGCGCAGATGACCGCCGAGCTGTTTGCCATGCAGACCGGGCTGCAGCTGGACCACGTGCCTTACAAGGGCGCCAGCGAAGCGCTGGTGGGCACCTCGATGGGCGACCTCGATCTGTGTTTCATGAACATGCCCCCCACCCTCCCCATGCTGCGCGCCGGCAAGCTGAAAGCCCTGGCGGTGACCAGCCCCTATCGCGCCCGCCAGCTGCCTGACGTACCCACCATGCAGGAGCAGGGCATGCCGGATTTCGAAGTCACCAGCTGGCTCGGCATGTACGTGCCGGCCAAGGTCAGCCCGGCCATCGTGGCGCAACTGTCGCGCGACATCGTGCAGGGCATGTCCACGACGCTGCAGCAGCAGCGCCTGATCGCCGCCGGACTGGAACCCAAGTTCCGCGAGGCCGAAGATTTCCAGGCCTTTTCCGCCGCCGAACTGCAACGCTGGAGCAGCGTCGCGCAACGGGCCAATATCGTCGTCGAGTACGGCGGCAAGGGATAG
- a CDS encoding S66 peptidase family protein has product MPAFRPGSTVAIVAPASAAPNAADDAASWLQSRNVAARIMPASRTRMQAPLDYLAGPDAARLRDLHDAFAAPDVGAVWCLQGGFGSWRLLDALDYGLLRRHAKPFIGYSDITALHLAIQRHAGFVTFHGPMLGQDFLAGREPPTESALWRMIGGQAGSGSPVAPPPQPMLTTLLPGRASGRLIGGNLTLIAALIGSRHEIDTRGAILFIEDVNEAPPRVDRMLSQLREAGKFVGLRGVLAGSFTGLGASEPDGLAQAAIYTLLQDYFSGLGIPVIAGWPSGHGDPNLTLPLGAHVTLDGDRGLTLEQAVAT; this is encoded by the coding sequence GTGCCGGCCTTCCGCCCCGGCAGCACGGTGGCCATCGTGGCGCCCGCGTCGGCCGCCCCGAACGCCGCCGACGATGCCGCCAGCTGGCTGCAATCCAGGAACGTGGCGGCGCGCATCATGCCGGCATCGCGCACCCGCATGCAGGCGCCGCTGGACTATCTGGCCGGCCCCGACGCGGCGCGGCTGCGGGACCTGCACGATGCGTTCGCGGCGCCGGACGTCGGCGCCGTGTGGTGCCTGCAAGGCGGCTTCGGCTCCTGGCGCTTGCTGGACGCCCTGGACTATGGGCTGCTGCGCAGGCACGCCAAGCCGTTCATCGGCTACAGCGATATCACCGCCTTGCATCTGGCGATCCAGCGGCACGCGGGCTTCGTGACCTTTCACGGTCCCATGCTGGGCCAGGATTTCCTGGCGGGGCGCGAGCCGCCCACGGAGTCCGCCTTGTGGCGGATGATCGGCGGCCAGGCCGGGTCCGGCAGTCCCGTGGCGCCGCCTCCGCAGCCCATGCTGACCACCTTGCTGCCGGGACGGGCGTCGGGCCGGCTGATCGGCGGAAACCTGACATTGATCGCCGCATTGATCGGGTCGCGGCACGAGATCGATACGCGCGGCGCGATCCTGTTCATCGAAGACGTCAACGAGGCGCCGCCACGGGTGGACCGCATGCTGTCCCAGCTGCGCGAGGCCGGCAAGTTCGTCGGCCTGCGCGGGGTGCTGGCCGGAAGCTTCACCGGTCTGGGCGCATCGGAACCCGACGGCCTCGCACAAGCCGCCATCTACACGCTGCTGCAGGACTATTTCAGTGGACTCGGCATACCGGTCATCGCCGGCTGGCCCAGCGGCCATGGCGATCCCAACCTGACGCTGCCGCTGGGCGCCCACGTGACGCTGGACGGAGACCGCGGCCTGACGTTGGAGCAGGCGGTGGCGACGTAA
- a CDS encoding SDR family oxidoreductase produces the protein MQNTKVALIIAGGSGQGAATARRLAADGYHVGILSSSGKGEALAKELGGVGVTGTNQSNDDLKRLVDLAMDKWGRIDALVNSAGHGPRAPIVEISDEDWHRGMDVYLLSAIRPIRLVTPIMEAQGGGAIVNITTAWAFEPAAMFPTSAVFRAGLASFTKIYADAYAARNIRINNVLPGWIDSLPGTEERRQSVPMGRYGKVEEIAATVAFLLSEGAGYITGQNIKVDGGLTRSVT, from the coding sequence ATGCAAAACACGAAAGTTGCGCTGATCATCGCGGGCGGTTCCGGACAAGGCGCGGCCACGGCGCGCAGGCTTGCCGCGGACGGCTACCACGTCGGCATACTGTCGTCGTCCGGCAAGGGAGAAGCCCTCGCCAAGGAGCTCGGCGGCGTGGGCGTCACGGGAACGAATCAGTCGAATGACGACCTGAAGCGCCTGGTCGACCTGGCAATGGACAAGTGGGGCAGGATCGATGCGCTGGTGAATTCCGCCGGCCATGGCCCCCGGGCCCCCATCGTGGAAATCTCCGACGAAGACTGGCATCGCGGCATGGACGTCTACCTGCTCAGCGCCATCCGTCCCATCCGGCTGGTCACGCCCATCATGGAAGCCCAGGGCGGCGGCGCCATCGTCAACATCACCACCGCCTGGGCGTTCGAGCCTGCGGCGATGTTCCCCACATCGGCGGTATTCCGCGCAGGACTGGCCAGCTTCACCAAGATCTATGCGGACGCGTATGCGGCCAGGAACATCCGCATCAACAACGTTCTGCCGGGCTGGATCGACAGCCTGCCCGGCACGGAGGAACGCCGGCAATCCGTACCCATGGGCCGATACGGGAAGGTGGAGGAAATCGCGGCGACGGTCGCTTTCCTGCTGTCGGAAGGCGCGGGATACATCACGGGCCAGAACATCAAGGTCGACGGCGGGCTGACGCGGTCGGTGACCTAG
- a CDS encoding glutathione binding-like protein, whose amino-acid sequence MIELYYWPTPNGHKITMFLEEAGLDYNIHPVDISAGDQFKPEFLAFSPNNRMPAIIDTRPADGGEPITVFESGAILQYLAEKTGKFLPADVRGRKTVMEWLFWQMGGLGPMAGQNHHFGIYAPEKLPYAIDRYVRETNRLYGVLNRRLEGRTYIAGDEYTIADMASYPWIVPWKQQQQNLDDFPNLRQWFDRVRARPATIRAYEKGAPWTNRPAVTEEGKKILFGQTASSASAGGKTA is encoded by the coding sequence ATGATCGAGCTCTATTACTGGCCCACGCCGAACGGCCACAAAATCACGATGTTTCTTGAAGAGGCCGGACTGGATTACAACATCCACCCCGTGGATATCAGCGCAGGCGACCAGTTCAAGCCTGAATTTCTCGCCTTCTCGCCCAACAACCGGATGCCCGCGATTATCGATACCCGCCCGGCAGACGGGGGCGAACCGATCACGGTCTTCGAATCCGGCGCCATCCTGCAATACCTGGCCGAAAAAACCGGCAAGTTCCTGCCGGCGGACGTGCGGGGCCGCAAGACCGTCATGGAATGGCTGTTCTGGCAGATGGGCGGGCTTGGGCCGATGGCCGGCCAGAACCATCATTTCGGCATTTATGCGCCGGAGAAACTGCCCTACGCCATCGACCGCTACGTCCGCGAAACGAACCGCCTGTATGGCGTGCTGAATCGCCGCCTGGAAGGACGGACCTACATCGCTGGCGATGAATACACCATTGCGGACATGGCGTCGTACCCCTGGATCGTCCCATGGAAACAGCAACAGCAGAATCTGGACGACTTCCCCAACCTGCGCCAGTGGTTCGATCGCGTCCGCGCGCGCCCGGCCACCATCCGCGCCTATGAGAAAGGCGCACCCTGGACCAATCGCCCGGCGGTGACCGAGGAAGGAAAGAAGATTCTGTTCGGCCAGACGGCAAGCAGCGCTTCGGCAGGCGGAAAAACCGCTTAA
- a CDS encoding amino acid ABC transporter ATP-binding protein encodes MIRLSHIQKRFGALHVLKDVSIDVPEGSVTALIGPSGSGKSTLLRCVNLLEIPESGELELGEARVAFQPGVRTTPDAIQPVRRQTGMVFQNFQLFPHRNVLENVMEGLVTVQRWPKARAAARAHELLAKVGMQDKADAWPATLSGGQQQRVAIARALAPSPRVLLCDEPTSALDPGLAAEVVDVLRQLASEGMTMLMATHDLRLAANIAQQVIFLENGAVVESGSAQTIFTRPADPRTARFVATLTEGLPTTWAAAAPAG; translated from the coding sequence ATGATCCGCTTGTCGCACATCCAGAAGCGCTTCGGCGCGCTGCATGTCCTGAAGGACGTGAGCATCGACGTGCCCGAGGGCAGCGTCACCGCGCTCATCGGGCCCTCGGGCAGCGGCAAGAGCACGCTGCTGCGTTGCGTGAACCTGCTGGAAATTCCGGAGTCCGGCGAACTGGAACTGGGCGAGGCCCGCGTCGCCTTCCAGCCCGGCGTCCGCACGACGCCCGATGCCATTCAGCCGGTGCGGCGCCAGACCGGCATGGTCTTCCAGAACTTCCAACTGTTCCCGCACCGCAATGTGCTGGAGAACGTCATGGAAGGCCTGGTGACCGTGCAGCGCTGGCCCAAGGCCCGCGCCGCCGCACGCGCGCACGAACTCCTGGCCAAGGTCGGCATGCAGGACAAGGCCGACGCCTGGCCCGCCACGCTTTCCGGCGGGCAGCAGCAGCGTGTGGCCATCGCGCGCGCATTGGCCCCGTCGCCGCGCGTCCTGCTGTGCGACGAACCGACGTCCGCGCTGGACCCGGGCCTGGCCGCCGAAGTGGTCGATGTGCTGCGCCAGCTCGCCAGCGAAGGCATGACCATGCTCATGGCCACGCACGATCTGCGTCTGGCCGCGAATATCGCGCAGCAGGTGATCTTCCTGGAAAATGGCGCCGTGGTGGAATCGGGCTCGGCCCAGACCATCTTCACCCGTCCGGCGGACCCGCGCACCGCGCGCTTCGTCGCCACGCTGACGGAAGGTCTGCCGACGACCTGGGCAGCCGCGGCGCCGGCCGGTTAG
- a CDS encoding amino acid ABC transporter permease, translating to MPAWLKLMTDSFWPLLQAGLQFTVPLTLISFTAGLLLAFVVALIRLFGPAPAVAVVRFYVWLIRGTPLLVQLFVIFYGLPNIGIVLDPLPAALIGFTLNVGAYNSEVIRGAIESIPKGQWEAAYSLSMTRWQAIRRTILPQAARVSVPPLSNSFIALVKDTSLAAVLTVPEIFQAAQRIAAVTYEPLILYTEAALIYLVFSTVLSSAQVRLEKRFGKHAVFAGRTQ from the coding sequence GTGCCGGCCTGGTTGAAGCTGATGACGGACTCGTTCTGGCCGCTGTTGCAGGCCGGACTGCAGTTCACCGTTCCGCTGACGCTGATTTCCTTCACCGCCGGCTTGCTCCTGGCCTTCGTGGTGGCGCTGATCCGGCTGTTCGGTCCAGCGCCCGCGGTCGCGGTCGTACGGTTTTACGTGTGGCTGATCCGCGGCACGCCCTTGCTGGTGCAGCTGTTCGTTATCTTCTACGGCCTGCCCAATATCGGCATCGTGCTGGACCCGCTGCCCGCCGCGCTCATCGGCTTTACGTTGAACGTCGGGGCCTACAACTCCGAAGTCATCCGCGGCGCCATCGAATCCATCCCCAAAGGCCAATGGGAAGCGGCTTATTCGCTTAGCATGACGCGCTGGCAGGCGATACGGCGCACGATCCTGCCGCAGGCCGCGCGCGTTTCGGTGCCTCCCTTGTCCAACTCCTTCATCGCGCTGGTCAAGGACACATCCCTGGCGGCGGTGCTGACCGTACCGGAAATCTTCCAGGCCGCCCAGCGGATCGCCGCCGTCACGTATGAGCCGCTGATCCTTTACACGGAAGCGGCCCTGATCTACCTCGTATTCAGCACTGTGCTGTCTTCGGCGCAGGTACGCCTGGAAAAGCGCTTCGGCAAACACGCCGTCTTCGCCGGCAGGACGCAATGA
- a CDS encoding amino acid ABC transporter substrate-binding protein yields the protein MKRFFSMLAVGLLGIAASAMAYAQDDLAQIKKAGVIRIGTEGTYAPFTYHDAKGLTGFDVEIGRAIAQRLGVKADFVEGKWDGLIAGLDAGRYDAVINQVGITDARKAKYDFSDPYISSQAVLIVRDDNRTIKSFDDLKGKRSANTLTSNFGKLAQKYGAQVVPVQGFNESIDLLLSGRVDATINDNLSFLDFKKHKPDAKVRAVASDKTAEFSESGVLVRKGNPDLVAAINKALADIKADGTYKKISEKYFGTDLSAR from the coding sequence ATGAAGCGGTTTTTTTCGATGCTGGCGGTGGGCTTGCTGGGAATCGCGGCAAGCGCCATGGCGTATGCGCAGGACGACCTGGCGCAAATCAAGAAAGCCGGCGTGATACGCATCGGCACTGAAGGAACGTATGCGCCTTTCACCTATCACGACGCGAAAGGTTTGACCGGGTTCGACGTCGAAATCGGCCGCGCCATCGCGCAGCGCCTGGGCGTCAAAGCCGATTTCGTGGAAGGCAAGTGGGACGGCCTGATCGCCGGCCTGGATGCCGGCCGCTATGACGCGGTGATAAACCAGGTTGGCATCACGGACGCGCGCAAGGCCAAGTACGACTTCTCGGATCCCTATATCTCTTCCCAGGCGGTTCTCATCGTCCGCGACGACAACCGCACGATCAAGTCGTTCGATGACCTGAAGGGCAAGCGCTCCGCGAACACCTTGACGAGCAACTTCGGCAAACTGGCCCAGAAGTACGGGGCGCAAGTCGTGCCGGTGCAAGGCTTCAACGAGTCCATCGACCTGCTGCTGTCCGGCCGCGTCGATGCGACCATCAACGACAACCTGTCTTTCCTGGACTTCAAAAAGCACAAGCCGGACGCCAAGGTGCGGGCTGTCGCCAGCGACAAGACGGCGGAGTTCAGCGAGTCCGGTGTCCTGGTGCGCAAGGGCAATCCGGACCTGGTGGCCGCGATCAACAAGGCCCTGGCCGACATCAAGGCCGACGGCACGTACAAAAAGATTTCCGAAAAGTACTTCGGCACGGATCTCTCGGCGCGCTAA
- a CDS encoding YceI family protein, producing the protein MRIPTLAFAVAATIMTAAAAAEPVTYELDPDHTYPSFETDHFAGASIWRGKFNKSHGTVVLDSQAGTGRVDVTVDMASVNTGNAKLDEELRTDKFFDVARYPTATFKSDSVQFKDGKPVAVQGTFTMHGVSRPLTLTLVSFKCYQNPIIKKEVCGTEATATFDRSDYGISFAKDYGFFMKTTLHIQAEGVRQ; encoded by the coding sequence ATGCGCATCCCGACGCTCGCGTTTGCCGTCGCCGCCACCATCATGACCGCCGCGGCAGCCGCCGAACCGGTGACCTATGAACTCGATCCCGATCACACCTACCCGAGCTTCGAAACGGACCACTTTGCCGGCGCGTCGATCTGGCGCGGCAAGTTCAACAAAAGCCATGGCACCGTGGTGCTCGATTCCCAGGCGGGCACCGGCCGCGTCGACGTGACGGTGGACATGGCGTCGGTGAACACCGGCAACGCCAAGCTGGACGAAGAGCTGCGCACGGACAAATTCTTCGACGTGGCGCGCTATCCCACGGCGACATTCAAGTCGGACAGCGTGCAGTTCAAGGACGGCAAGCCCGTGGCGGTGCAAGGCACCTTTACGATGCATGGCGTTTCGCGCCCCTTGACGCTGACGCTGGTGTCTTTCAAGTGCTACCAGAATCCCATCATCAAGAAGGAAGTGTGCGGCACCGAAGCGACGGCCACTTTCGATCGCTCCGACTACGGGATTTCCTTCGCCAAGGACTACGGGTTCTTCATGAAGACGACCCTGCACATTCAGGCGGAAGGCGTCCGGCAATAA